TTCCTCGGCCTCGGCCCGGCGGGCTTCCATCTCCTCCAGGGCCTTGGCGGCCTTGCTGAAGAGGTCCTCGGTGCTGGGCGCCTGTTCGCTCTGCTGCAGGAAGCGTTCGGCCATGCTCAGCAGGTCGTCGGACCGGCGGTTCTTGGCCTGCTCGGCGATGAGGCGATCCAGGCCCTCTTCCATGGCCTCGCTTTCGCTTTTGATGTCGATGCGCCAGCCGGTTAGCTTGGCAGCCAGGCGGGCGTTCTGGCCCTCTTTGCCGATGGCCAGGCTGAGCTGGCGGTCGGGTACCACCACGATGGCCGTCTTGATGGGGCCGCTGTCGTCCAGGAGGACGCTGTTGACTTTGGCCGGGCTGAGGGCGTTGGCGATGTAGGTGGCCGTGTCCGGGCTCCATTCCACCACGTCGATCTTTTCGCCGGCCAGCTCGTTGACGATGTTCTGGATACGCAGGCCCCGCATGCCCACGCAGCTGCCCACCGGGTCGACCCCGGGCACGGTGGCGATGACGGCAGCCTTGCTGCGGGCGCCGGGCTCCCGGGCGATGGCCTTGATCTCCACCACCCCATCCCGCACCTCGGGAATCTCCTGTTCCATCAGGCGGCGCAGCAGGTTGCGGTGGGTGCGGCTCAGCTTGATGACCGGCCCCCGGGTGCTCTTGTGGACGTCCACGATGTAGACCTTCACGTAGTCGCCCCGCCGCAGGCGCTCGCCGGGAATCTGCTCTTCCCGCAGCAGGATGGACTCGTGCTTTTCGTCCAACATGACCGTCACCGCTCCGGAGGCATTGTCGGTGCTGCGAACCTGAGCGTTGATCACTTCGCCGACCCGGTGGGCGAAGTTTTCAAAGACGGTGTCCCGCTCGGCTTCGCGGATGCGCTGCAGGATCACCTGCTTGGCTGCCTGCGCGGCAATGCGGCCAAAGTCCGCCGGCTGGGTGGGGACCCGGATGATGTCGCCCAGTTGGGCGTCCGGCTTGATGCGGCGTGCCTCTTCCAGGGTGATTTCGGTGCGAGGGTTGAGAACCTCTTCCACCACTTCCCGCTCGGCATAAACCCGCATTTCGCCCGTCAGCCGGTCCACTTCCGACGTGACATTGGCGATCGATCCGTAATTTCGCTTATAGGCCGAGATCAACGCTGCTTCAATTGCCTCGAAGATGACCTCCCGATCGAGGCCTTTATCGGATGCAACCTGGTTGATACCAGCAATCAAAGCTTTCGACATGGTTTTGATCTACACTCCTCGCCACCAAAAAACTCCGCTCACTTTCCCCTGCTGCAAGCCTGCCGGGCCGCTGACGGCCCTGGAAACGATGGATTCACTTGTACAGACAGGCCCCAGAGAGGGCGATGAGTCAACCGCTAGTAAATCCCGGCGAAAACCCACCAGCCAACACAAATCCAACAAACCGAACCGCCAGGGCGCAACCGTTCTTTGCAGGGGCTGCGCGAAAAGATCCCATACAACAAGAAAAGTGGGGGTCACCCACTTTCGCCAAACAACCCTGAGTTGAGACAAGCTGCTGCGACCGACGACCCCGCTGGAGGGCGACTTCTCCACTGCCTGGGCGACGACTGGGGAAGGTGACGCTTTCGCGTGCTATGCCAGTCCCATGTCGGTCCCCACATGACAGTGGGCCGCAACTCTCACAGCCCCAGTATAGCACAAGGGTGAAAATTCAGCAAATGATGCTCCTGCCAAAACACCGCAGAGAATGCGGAGTTTTCCTCTGGGGCCTTTTGAAATCCGAACCTTTCCAGGTGCATGCACTTTGGACGAGTGAAGGGGCGGCGGTGAAGCGCAGCAGTAGGGACGAATCATGATTCGTCCCGCCTACGACATGGCACCCGTTTCCGTAGGGGCGGGCACGGGGACCCGCCCGTCATCGCTCAGCGTACCGGCAGGTGGAAGCGACCTACGATTTCCTGGCCGGCGGGGCTGAGCACGAAGTCCACAAACTGGCGCACATTGCCCCGGGGTTCCCCGCGGCTGACCAGGTACAGGGGCTGCAACAAGGGATAGCTCTGATCCCGCAGGCTGGTTGGGGTGGGCCAGACACCATCGATGGGCAAGACCCGAAGCGGCCGGAGGGTGGCAGGGGTGGGCGTCTCCACGGCTTCGGGCGTTCCGCTGCCAGGCTCGCCGGGCGCCGGCACATAGGCCAGGGAGACGTAGCCGATGGCCTGGGGCGTCTTGGCCACGAACTCCACCACGTCCTGGCTGGTGGGCATCACCACGGCCGTCAGCGACACGGGCTCGTCGCCCATCACCCGCTCTTCGAACGCACGGCGGGTGCCGCTGCCGTCCTCCCGGCTTACCAACAGGATATCTCCGGGCGTTCCACCCACCTCCTGCCAGTCCAGGATGCGCCCGCTGTAGATCTCCTGGAGTTGAGTCATGGTCAGGCCTTCCACCCGGTTGCTGGGGTGCACCACCACGGCGATGCCGTCCAGGCCGATGGGGATGCGGGTCAGCCGGGACGCCGGCCTGGGAGAGGAGCCATTGCCCGGAGACTCCTGGGCCGGCCACAGGGTGCTGGCCGCCAGATCCACCTGCCCGGACGCCACCTGCTGTTCGCCCAGGGTGCTGCCCCCACCCCGGATCACGAACAGGGTACTGGGGTGTTGCTGGTTGAAGGCGGCGGTCAGGGCGCGCAAGACCGGATGCATGGCCGTGGCGCCGGCAATGGTGATCGTGGTGGGGCGAGGTGTCGCCACCGCTAGCTGGCTGCATGCGGTGAGCGTGGTGGCGGCCAAGATCCACAGCCCCCATCTCCACCAGCGGAAAGGCCTCCTCCAGCTTCGGTGTCTCTGTTCTGCCCGGCAGGCTGCGCTCATCTCCATGCTTCAGGCGAGGTTGAGTGCCAGAACCAGGAGCCCCAGCAGGCAGCAGTACACCGCAAAGATGTACAGGCTGCGGCTGCGCAGGTAGTTCAATAAAAAGCGAATGGCCAACACTCCGGTCACTGCGCTGGCCAGGAAGCCCACAGCCAGCGCAGGCAACTGGGCCTGAACCTGGGCCGGATTCACCGCCAGGCTGTCCATCAGCTGCAGCAGGCCGGCGCCCAAAAAGGCAGGCGTGCCCAACAAGAAGCTGAAGCGGGCCGCGTCGTCCCGCCGCAGACCCCGGGCCAGCCCGGCGGCGATGGTGGTGCCGCTGCGGCTGATGCCGGGCGCCAGGGCCAGGGCCTGGGCCAACCCGATGATCAGGCTATCCCCAAAGCGCAGCTGTTCCAGGCGAGAGAGGGTGACCAGCCGTTTCGCCAGCAGCTCGCTGGCCACCAGCACCAGGGCAGTGATCAGGAGAAAGCCAGCGGCTGCTGTCGGACTGGCGAAGAGAGCCTCCAGAGGATCCTTGAGGAGCAGGCCGGTGACGGCCGCGGGGATGCTGCCCACCACGATAAACCACCCCAGGCGGGCATGGAAATCGGCCAGGGAGCGTCGGACCAGGCTGGTCAGCACGGCCAGGAAAATCAGCCAGAAGTCCCGCCAGAAGATGATCAGGATGGCCAGCAAGGTGCCCCAGTGGAGGACCGTGTCAAAGAGCAGGGATTCGGGCTGCCACCCCAGCAGCCAGGGCACAATGACCAGGTGGCCGCTGCTGCTGACGGGGATAAACTCGGTGGCGCCCTGGACAACGCCCAGGATGATGGCCCGGATGATTTCGCTCAACCTGTCGCCTCACTTTCGTCTTGCACTCTTCGATTTAGGATCCACAGGTGAATCCACCTCAGCCGCGCATGGCCTGGATACGTCGCTGGCGTTGCTCGTGGCGCACCTGCTGATTGCTGATCTGATACCGCTCCAGGAAGGCCGCCCGGAAATCGGCAAAGGTGCCGGCCGCGATGGCGGCCCGGATCTGGCGCATGAGTTCCATGAGGAAGTAAACGTTGTGGATGGTGCCCAGGCGCAGCGCGCTGATCTCCCCTGCCTTGTAGAGGTGGCGCAAGTAGGCCCGGCTGAAGGTCCGGCAGGTGTAACAGCCACAGTCTTCTTGCACTGGACGGGGATCTTCGGCGAAGCGCGCGTTGCGCAGATTGATGCGACCTTCCGGCGTGAGCAGGGAGCCGTTGCGGGCGATCCGGGTGGGCAGCACACAGTCGAACAGGTCCACGCCCCGGGCCACGGCCTCCACGATGTCCTCCGGCGCGCCTACGCCCATGAGGTAGCGGGGCTTCTCCTGCGGCAGGGCCGGGCAGGTCTCGTCCAGGGTGGCGTACATCTGCTCTTTGGTCTCGCCCACGGCCAGGCCGCCGATGGCGTAGCCGTGGAAGTCCAGCTGGGTGAGGAAAGCCGCACTCTCCTGGCGCAGGTCGGGGAAGATCCCCCCCTGGACGATGCCGAAGAGGGCCTGATCCGGGCGGGTATGGCTGGCCTTGCACCGCTCTGCCCAGCGGTGGGTGCGGTCCAGCGCCTGGCGGTTATAGGCCCGGTCCAGGGGATCGGGGCATTCGTCGAGGACCATGGCGATATCCGGCCCCAAAGCCTGCTCGATCTCCATGACCATTTCGGGCGTAAAGCGGTGCAGGCTGCCATCGATATGGCTGCGGAAGGTCACGCCGTCGTCGTCCAGCTGGCGCTGGTCGGCCAGGCTGAAGACCTGATAGCCGCCCGAGTCGGTCAGGATGGGGCCGTCCCACGCCATGAAACGATGGAGGCCGCCCAGCTTCTGGATGAGACGGTGCCCTGGCCGCAGGTAGAGGTGGTAGGTATTGGCCAGGATGATCTGGCAGCCCAGCTCGTGGAGATCCCGGGGTTCCAGGGTCTTGACGTTGGCCTGGGTGCCCACCGGGGCGAAGGCAGGCATCTGGATGGCGCCATGGGGCGTGTGGTAGGTCGCCAGCCGAGCTGCCCCATCGGTTCGATGGAGCACAAAGGAAAAGGGAGCCCCCGAATTGGCTGAGCGCGGGGGCCCGGATTCTGGATGGGAGGGCGTCTGAACCATGAACTCGTGTCTTTTCTGCGCCGGGCCAGCAGGTTTGGGATCGGCGCAATAAACCGCTACAAACAGGCTGATCTCAATCCAAACCGCCGCAGGCGCTGATGGCCGTGCTACGGCTTGGATGCAGCCTATTGTTCATG
The sequence above is drawn from the Litorilinea aerophila genome and encodes:
- the nusA gene encoding transcription termination factor NusA, with product MSKALIAGINQVASDKGLDREVIFEAIEAALISAYKRNYGSIANVTSEVDRLTGEMRVYAEREVVEEVLNPRTEITLEEARRIKPDAQLGDIIRVPTQPADFGRIAAQAAKQVILQRIREAERDTVFENFAHRVGEVINAQVRSTDNASGAVTVMLDEKHESILLREEQIPGERLRRGDYVKVYIVDVHKSTRGPVIKLSRTHRNLLRRLMEQEIPEVRDGVVEIKAIAREPGARSKAAVIATVPGVDPVGSCVGMRGLRIQNIVNELAGEKIDVVEWSPDTATYIANALSPAKVNSVLLDDSGPIKTAIVVVPDRQLSLAIGKEGQNARLAAKLTGWRIDIKSESEAMEEGLDRLIAEQAKNRRSDDLLSMAERFLQQSEQAPSTEDLFSKAAKALEEMEARRAEAEEEGSLLPPVEMPDLPLEAPKSFDDFWPVEEESPETPALEQETPAVEWPELPPEEPPIGELAGPLAEADEEDDGLPPEGLPADVTRVDELPEVITADMLRARKNVDFNFEEIEIPPELLAGIDEDDDLWDDEELPKGKKKSKPRAKAKKGGKPDAGKPKGKKRPRPLVEDDEYDEYL
- a CDS encoding phosphate ABC transporter substrate-binding protein codes for the protein MAATTLTACSQLAVATPRPTTITIAGATAMHPVLRALTAAFNQQHPSTLFVIRGGGSTLGEQQVASGQVDLAASTLWPAQESPGNGSSPRPASRLTRIPIGLDGIAVVVHPSNRVEGLTMTQLQEIYSGRILDWQEVGGTPGDILLVSREDGSGTRRAFEERVMGDEPVSLTAVVMPTSQDVVEFVAKTPQAIGYVSLAYVPAPGEPGSGTPEAVETPTPATLRPLRVLPIDGVWPTPTSLRDQSYPLLQPLYLVSRGEPRGNVRQFVDFVLSPAGQEIVGRFHLPVR
- the uppP gene encoding undecaprenyl-diphosphatase UppP gives rise to the protein MSEIIRAIILGVVQGATEFIPVSSSGHLVIVPWLLGWQPESLLFDTVLHWGTLLAILIIFWRDFWLIFLAVLTSLVRRSLADFHARLGWFIVVGSIPAAVTGLLLKDPLEALFASPTAAAGFLLITALVLVASELLAKRLVTLSRLEQLRFGDSLIIGLAQALALAPGISRSGTTIAAGLARGLRRDDAARFSFLLGTPAFLGAGLLQLMDSLAVNPAQVQAQLPALAVGFLASAVTGVLAIRFLLNYLRSRSLYIFAVYCCLLGLLVLALNLA
- the tgt gene encoding tRNA guanosine(34) transglycosylase Tgt, whose protein sequence is MLHRTDGAARLATYHTPHGAIQMPAFAPVGTQANVKTLEPRDLHELGCQIILANTYHLYLRPGHRLIQKLGGLHRFMAWDGPILTDSGGYQVFSLADQRQLDDDGVTFRSHIDGSLHRFTPEMVMEIEQALGPDIAMVLDECPDPLDRAYNRQALDRTHRWAERCKASHTRPDQALFGIVQGGIFPDLRQESAAFLTQLDFHGYAIGGLAVGETKEQMYATLDETCPALPQEKPRYLMGVGAPEDIVEAVARGVDLFDCVLPTRIARNGSLLTPEGRINLRNARFAEDPRPVQEDCGCYTCRTFSRAYLRHLYKAGEISALRLGTIHNVYFLMELMRQIRAAIAAGTFADFRAAFLERYQISNQQVRHEQRQRRIQAMRG